gtagtaacaaaaggcaaaatcgaacacattgacgacatgactaagaaatggcttttacaaactcccaatTCAACTTCAATACCAATATTCTACAcacttacaaaaatccacaaacctaaaccggttggtagacccatcatctcAGGTTGTGATGGCCCTACTGAACGAATATCCTCATTTGTGGATACATTGTtccagcctatcgcacagaaacaaaaatcctttattaaggatacgactgatttcatcagtttgatagagaaaacaaagataggtAAAGATACCATTTTAGTATCAATGTACATAtctagcttgtacacaaatatacctcaagaagagggaacggaaatagtatgcaaggcatacgattcgtttcataactaaaaacccaccgatcccaacacgctttCTTAGAGAAATTCTTGGTCTCATGCTAAACGAAaattcgttccagttcaatggagagaactatctccaaacacatggaacagccatgggaaccaaaatggcagtatTATTTGCCAATaatttcatggctaaaattgaaacaacgctgatacaacagagcgaaaccaagccaaCAGGATGGAGACGACATATTGACGATAccttctccctctgggacagcgatgaaaaagacgtggatccatttattgaacaagctaacaaattccacccagctaccatcaaattcacggtcaaaatatcagagaacgagactACTTTAATTCCTCGACACAGTactgttcaaaggagaaagattaaaaaaagaatccattttggacatcaacACTCTCTACAAACCtcctgaaacctttcaatatacacatttaaactcatgccatccacccgccgtgaaaaatggtttcattaaagatGAAACaatgagactgcttagaactaactcctcaaaaacagCATTTGAGGAGaaccttgtgaaattcaaacaacaccggAGGACACATGGCTATCCTAAAACACTGacagaaaggtccctttcaagGGTTAACTTTGtcgatagaccatcggctttaacacaaaagaaaaaggctaaagagaggattttgccttttgtcaCTACGTAccgcctttgctgaaaaccatttatttgaaacctccaaTAATATCgaacaaaagaggtaaatctctaaaggatacgcttgttagatcaaaaatctaattgaaaggctatcatgcgaggcgaccgccaaaaccacaatAGGAGTctgtgcaggcctgtcactcacttagtCTCACATATTTGTGCactggaaataaaaataaaaaatatatatatatttgaaataaaataaaaaataaaaatatgaaaatatattcgaaataaaaagaaaaaatatttttatatttaaaaatataaataattatattaaaaagaataaaaatatatttgtgcaaATATAAAGATATAAAATATATtcgtataaaaaaaataaaaatttgttcAGAAGTAAAAATGTATTTGCGCACTGAAAAAcatatttgtgcactgaaagATAAATTTGTGCACTGGAAAATATATTCGTGCACTGAAAAAcatatttgtgcactgaaacacatatttgtgcactgaaacATATTTGTGCACAGGAAAACatatatttgtgcactgaaaaataTTAGTGCACTAAAAAACATGTATTAGAAAATGAAATTGTGAACTGAAAAAGATTAATTAATGTATTAAGATCAATATTTATGCACTGAATCGAAATTGTTATCTGTGCATACATGGGCCACCGTAGGTTACAGAAACTAGTTAATTGCCAGAATTGAGAAACCTAataattttttcagtaaaaactgaaatggcaCTTTAAAAACTTGAACAATCTTGAGTTTCCGAAGAAATGATTCCTTGGTTGTCGTGTGTTTGTATCCCtactgtttgttttggttttgtggttttGCGGTTACTCGTCACTCATGACTAACTCCCGCATATACTTGAATTTTTAACGCATGCTCAACACCAAATGTCGAGCCGGCTCGCAgagtctccttcctcttcccgactgatctaggaagatcaaaggagactctgctcgcagggtagcttactgcaaaagaaaaaataaaacgtgcaTTAAGCAATAATTAATGCTACATTAACTTGTTGGCATTCACACGGGTCCATGACTTCTAATAACTGCTCAGTGAATGATAatgcaaattttgcaaaaaagaTAAAGGTTCACGGGTGTATAGCATATGATCTTTGATGGTGATGGCGCGATTTCTAACAATAAAAGATTTTCTTGTCTTCCCTCAGAAATTTTTATTCCACCTTTCAATGAGTAAAGTCTGTGCTAAATAGTCTACTTACATGAGAGAAATTCGATATTCCACATGCACATGAGTGTCttatcaataattaacaattacttCATGCAtcagcgtgcgtatgtcgagatattgagcatgcgagaagtttggagagcaccagagttgcacgaggcgcagctgttagtttgctgacgtcattagcgtgctcaataagaacaTGTTGCACGCTTgcactattgaatttgattaataggtgaaaattctagcaatattataaattacaatTAAATCTCGTCTCAGATTGGTCAAAGAGtgaagggtgaactcatgcatgaaaacacCTGTTAGTTTCATGATGTAATATGAACCACGCTTACGCttttgaatttatgttataatgtAATATATAACatgtttttgaaaatcacaTCACATCAGCTTTACTTTACCTCGGACTTATAACTAATTTCTCCGAGAAgggaaagacaaaaaaatacattaattaaaataaaccaataaactAACGACAGGTGCCTTATTTGATTTGGAAGTACCGTCGATAATTATATAACTATCATTTGCATAAAGATTAAGCCATTTCAAACACCGATATTGGTAATTATAtaactatcatttgcagtctgtccgctttgaatagtAATTCTGAAGTTAACTTACAATTagattaaaaaaattctgaCGAGAATAAGGGCTTCCACCAACCTTCCTAGATGTGTGATACAAAGAGATTCCCGATCTGTCGAAATGGTGACAGGAAATCGTAGTGGTTCCTACGTCCACTGCAAGAATATTCTGAGTATATAGGGGCTGTTTGCTCTCCGTAGCTCTCGCCATCCTGAAAGTGTTGTCTTTCaatttcttaaaaaaagaaagcaccAAAAGAAACTGAGCTGAGAGAACTGTTAATTCCAGTCTTACTCTGATTCCTTGCCTCAGGAGAGGACATGACGATCGTATCACCCACCCCTCCCctaattaaaaaaatgaaacataaaaatgtaaagggAGGGTCCTTGGAGCCCTGAAATTTTCTGCTGTGGAGCCCGGAGTCCTACCATTTTACTGACTTGAGCCCTGACCCTTTCTTGGCTGTGGAGCCCGGACGCTAAACCCACTTTGCGCAGAGCCCGGAGCCCAGCATTTTCAAGTTCCCAGATTGCATTGAttctaaaaaaatttttaaaaaattttaaaaacattgATCGGAATTGCtgacttttttatttgcatatttgatttagcgttaaaaatagaatttttaCATATCAAGATTGTAGACCGATGTGGAGGTCCGAGCCCTAAAGAAGATGATGTGGAGCCCTAGagccctggggcccgtttctcgaaagtcccgaaaagttttcgggcccgaaaagccattcctaaaactccgacctccttattctgtaaagctggttttttcatatgttgtaaagggaataaaaataaaaataactgcaaagtttcgtgcctcgatacgccttcgttttgaaaatacaaagagtattatgtcacccgaaatgggaccgaaaagtttcgggactttcgagaaacaggcccctgaagTTTTCGTCTTGGAgaccttaaggacgttcgcgcccattgctactgcgcattttttcgcgcatgtcacgcactcgtcatgcatcgccgaccacgaaggtaacaaacatggcatcgaggcacaaacattttccagaagaatagaacgtaaaagcatgtggcatcatgggatagttgtggacccaggtcttctcggaaatgtcacgcaattagtgacagtgtgaatagacgatcgctttgagaacatcgcagcgattttactctcttgaatgctcggtgacccccatttttcttttcgtagatcacttcctctcctgattttgtccattttcacaaaaaacaaaaaaaatctgaacgtgagaagttacaaatatttcgccttttatgctctcgtgcgaccgaaattttctttcttagactaatatgtatcgtttttcaaggactatttcacctcagaaaaAGACTCCAGCTGCAAAAGCTTATTTAGTTGCATTAGTTATGTTGAATTAAGTACGTTTACCtgatctaaaaatcactaatatggctcattttattgctgacaggtgtacgctgagatcgtcttaaagtaacgcaatcttctaaaaatgcacctcatgatctcgaaaacgagcacggtgaccccccctttttttttcctttttgacataagtagatcattacctttctgcgtggcaagtttaaaaaaaatctgaacgtgggaacattttgggcgcgaacgtccttaagcccTGCATTTTTAAGGCCGGAGCCCTGGAGCCCTAAAACCTCTTTGGGACCCTGAATAGTTGGAAGAAAGTTttctttggcaaaaaaaaattttggtcgttttcgtacggacctcgctgcgctcggtccgcactgccacgacctcgggccaatattccccattaaggccctcgcgctcggttagtaagaggtaaaTATTAACGGCTAGTTGGGAGAAAATATATTCCGTATTGGGCGAAGTCGCGAAGCGACGGAGCCCAATTTGGATTATATTTTCTTCCAAGCCGTCAATAtaatgtggtattgccgtctcaaaatcgcaattagttttGTATCGCGATCCATCATTTATAGCgataaataaaactgtaaactaATCAACCCGCCCCTGATCGAAATCACAATTCTTTCTATCTGCACGTAAATAATTTTGCACGTAAATAATTTTCTCGCGGGTAATTTGAAATTCCCCGCAAGTTTTATAGTCTTTGTTACCATAAAATGAGTTGATTGAAAccgaaaaatgttgaaaattacACAGGAATGTAGTCCGAAGAGCCATTTGGTGATGAAATGCCAAATTTTGATACTTGTGGGATTGTTTTTAGAGTCATTTAAGGCATCGATGTACAAGACGTCGATGCGAAAACCGAAACAGCGGCCTCGAGCGAAAATAGTGGGCAGAAAAGAACAGAAAATGAGCAATTAGAAGTATTGTATAAACATACCATTTGTACTGGGGTTTCCAATGATGCAAGAGCTTGATGATAACTGTGAAAGTCGAATTTTCAATATAAATACTGTTGAACTTTGTACAATCATTTGAATTCGGCGGCAATTTGTTTGCATACgtaattcaatttcaaaattagAACCAATCACAGGCCGCAGAAGTGAGAAGGCAATACCACGAAATATTGACGGCTCGCGATACTTTTCCTTGTTCCATGAAGACGAGGCGAGAGCGGGCCATTTTGAATTATGTTTCAACACAAGGAAGTGATTTATTCACTTTCAATGCTGGTGAATTGTTAGTATGGATCGCACATTAAAGATGTCCAGTCGAACTGAGGGTTGTGGACAGTGGCTTACGGCAAGGGATAAAAGATCAGCTAAAGCATCGCTCGGTAAAAAAGGAACGAAGCCAATGAACAAAGCTCTTCTGCAGTATGCGAATCATGCACAGCGACTTGGTGCTCTCAATGTCAAAGTTTCGTGCTCTCCGCTTTCTCCAAGAactagaaaaaaattaaaaactgcaaAGCAGAGTAACATAAACAGCTATTTCACGACGAAACCACCTGCAGTTACTTCTAAACGCGATACAAATCTTAAATTTGTGTCGGAATCAGCAGCGGCATCCAAATTAGaggaaaaacagacaaaaattcCAATCAAGCGCCAACGAAACAACGCTTACGGCGATCCTTCTTTTGGTGGTAAGAAGTTAGCGATCATTTAGCTGTACATCGAATGATACTTGATCATTATGTTCTAATATTGATTTGTTTGCCTTGTGCTTATTGGGAAATTTGCATTCATTCCCCTAACCCCACTCCTTTGCAGTGCTGACAGTGCCCCACCTTGGTCAGGTAGATTCAATGCTTTGTGGACAGGGAGTTTTGTGTGTGGAGATCTTGATTATTGGAGTTGTCCCGTCATTTTTATACCAACTAATAATGGCTTGGTCATTGTGAAAAGGCTACAGAATTAATCAACTGTTAGATCCCTAGGGTACCATATATACAAGGACTGCTGCCAATAAAAGTACTTTGCAAGCAAAGATGATGGCAAAATGCTTCTCTCCCCCATCCACCCCTTCCTTCTCTTTGcctcccatgagtgccaaatggcacttaaaggttttactctgtctaatgccagacgattttactcgtcaatggggaaccccttaggggtGAAAGGGTTCACAAAATGTCTCCGTTTAAATCCAAAAAGGTAAAGAcgacaaaaatttgtttttcttgaagtCTTTCAGTTCCATCTGCTGTGAGTGAGACCTGGTATCCATGGAAACCAATTTCGAACCCTTTGTGGCTCTTCTTTTGGTCAATGGTACATTTTATGTGTATTTGAATGCTTGAAGCTACATGTATcactcttcttttttctttagaaaatgAGGTCACTATGGAACCACAttgcaaacaagaaaaatgtcaaGAAGAGAGCAacgatcaatcaaaatttaacaTAAGTGGAATATCATTCTTAAGTGATTCATCAGAAGAATTGGATGTTCTGACCAAGGATGATTTCAAGACTGACTGTGCAGTAGATGGTCATGATGAAATACAAGAAGGCAACTCTTTTTGTCCTCCTCATAAGAGACCTCGCATTTGTGAACAAGAAGTAAACTGGAGAGAAAGCGACCAGTCCTTCACAGAAAGTGAATTGAGTGAGTCATTTCAATTTACCCAATGGAGAAACAATGAAATAGCCAAGTGCAAAGAAATTCAACATAAATATTCTTTCAAAGGAGATGCGAGTTCAAACCAAAGCAAGAATACTTTTGAAAAATATACATTCAAAGTGGACAGCACTAGTGAAGAAACAGAATTTTCAGAGACACCACCATTTCAGTTTACACAATGGGCAAAACAGCAAGTTGATATTTGCCATAAAATTCAAAGTTCTAAGCATCTAAGTAACACTCCTGGAAAAGAAGTTAATGATTCAAGTGAATCAGACTTGCTCTCAGAGGTCAGCTTAGAGACAATGACAGATAGTCGTGACTATCAAGGGAGCTTCACACAGTGCAGAAAGGTTTCCTCGGGAACAACTTCAAACCACTGTAGGAAATTTCAAGAAGACAGTGAAAGTTCTGGAAACAAGACATGTGGCAGCATCATTACTTAAAAATAATTCCCTTCTAATGAGttgacacaaaacaaagaatcagaatttcaatttttaaatactatactgaataataataataataataataataattattattattgtcatcttTAAAGTAGAATTCAagacaaattattataatattgaGCTGTAGTTTTCATGTATCTGAACAATCATATTTATTAAAATATCTACCTCCTTGTTCCACTCCCTGTTGCTAGATACCAGATTTTTTGCCACATATTACCAATGAAGTGTTGGATGGTTGTTGTCTATATCATCTTGCATCCAATCCATATTCACAGAATAACAATTTTCTTTCAACAGTAGTTTggttattgtgatgtcacattAAGTAGGTCCACTGACAcaaaaatgtttatttacattaaatttcTTACAATGTTCTTTATACAGTCATGAATACCTTCAGCGTTTGAAGGTACAGGGTACACAATAATATCCCAGTAAATAGTACAGGTATTGCATTGGGGATTGGAAGTATTTGGCAGGTTGAGAGATAAACAAGCCTTACAGAAGATTgcaaatgtcaaaaaaaaaaaaaacagagccTAAACTAGctttaaaaaaatacattgaCTATGTTGTTTGAGATACCAATAATTATGTAGAAACTGAAATTGTTCTAGGATATAGTACACAAAGAGACTTAATGGCAGGTGGCCTGAACATCATATAATGGAGACTGATTTTAGTGCCAAAGAGTCAAGGAGACTCAAGATCCCAGCGGGATGTTATGACTTGCACTGAGGTAGCCTACTCCTCTGGAAGGAGTGGTGCTTGAAATGTCCACTTGATCAATCACTTCTTGTTGTTGATCTTTTGATGGATCATCTCTCTGAAGTCTGAAAGAATCTTGTTTTCTCTCTTTGACCTTTCCTCGTAATTAAACATTGCCAGTGCTCGTctaaaagtaaaacaaaaaacaaacaaacattcaAAACAGAACTGGCTTGGAAGATCTGGCAACCTCCTGTAACTTTGTCAACCTTAACGATAGCCATTTAATACTAAGGTTCATCTTCGGACCTCATTTTGGTTAAAATAATAGATGACTTGAATTAAGCCCATCGCAGAGAGGTTAGAAGGCTAgcattaaaatgaaataatacCAGGTTTGTGTTTTaattaacaaaatttaatttgaattgTAGATGgaaacaattgaaggggtgtgtggaataaggccttaagtgacttttgatgcaatgtcaaattctcctcgtcattcacaactgaatacaaggaaatttggaaggagaatctggtaatttatcagaagtcacttaaggcttttctccaggtacccctgcaattttAATGTTAACAATCTTAGCAGTTATGCCATGCTATTTGCGTAGTAGTGAACTGTACAAGTGGCATAGTACAACTGCAAAGATGATTAATaaaattacaaataattttgttgCCATTATTTCAACAACGAAAccaattttgaaattggattTGTTCACCAATAAATTAAATCATAGTTCTTATCCTTGCTATCTCTTCCCCTTTGTGTTTGATGGCTAAGAGAGAGATCTCTGTTGGCAAGGAAATCTTCCTAAGGAGGATAAACACCAATCTGTACCTGTACAATACATAAACATAAACCAAATCAATGGCCTTACACCATTTTGCTGTATAGATATTGTAACTCACTTTTCATCTGCGCTGTAGATCTGATTCTCTTTTCTGAGACGCACAGCCTCCATGCGGCGATGCCtataagaaaagaaagttaaagatggtttgttcttgtttgttgCTGGAGAGTTAAAATAGTTCAAGTTAACAATTATTTACACACATACCTGCTACCACTCATCACAAAACCCGAGTCTTCAAATGAAGCAATCTCTTCACTTGTGAGACCAATTTCACCACGACGAGGGATTCTTTTTCCTTCCTTGACATACTGTGCCATGGCTTCTCCTTCACCAGGTAGCAGCGCACCACCAAAACTGtaagttacaaaacaaaatattattatgAAAACTCGACCAAACGACTATCAGATtctagttttcttttaaatttacagACGACCTTTGCACTAATTAATCAGGTTATAATGATAGCTGTTTAAAATTAACAAACTACTTCTTATGATTCTAATATTAATCATTCTTTTCTATGAAGCTTACTCTCTTATATCCTGGTTGGCTGCATCTTGCATGAGCGGCAAGGGACCAACAACAGCACTGTCTCCTTCTTTGTCCTTCTCTATAAAACCAAAAGATCAAAAACGTACTTGTATTTCTTTGCTGCTCTTTTCTAACTTTTTCAACAGTTCAATCACTCCTTCTAAATTCTTCGCTGTGATATTCCGGATATACATTTCTCCTCTATCATATTTTCCTGTTTGTAGTCTATATACAACTGACCTCGTAAGAACGCTGTCAAGCTTACGTAACATGCAGCAACCATTTTCTACAAGTCTACCACTTTAACAAGGAGGAAGgttctttttttccaatttctaAGCAGTGCAACAGTGTCCATTCAAAGTTCCACGacaaaccttttttcttttcaatccaTGACTCTTGCCACTCCACATCAGAATCATTCCCTGTGCAAATGAAAGTTCATAAACATTACATTTTGATGTCTCCCTCTGATTACTGTACATCTGATATCAATTAATAATATGCAAGATCTTCATGCAATGACACAATCCACACCCTTTCTTTATCTTGATACGTTGTATTGACATCGCACAAAATGACACACAACAAAACTGAAGTCTACAAGAGGAGCCAATTTGCTGAAGAAAAATCTCCCCTGTAGCTTTACAATTACTGAACAAACATTTACCCGAGTCCTCTTCACTCTCAGAGCTTGACTCGTGCCTTGGTTTCTTCTTACGGTGCTTTttactgaaaagaaaaatgtcaggAAAAGCTTAAATGGCAATGTATTTAAATTTATAAACCTCGATAATTCAACTTGTTTCAGGGTATCTTGGCTTTTGAAATACCCCTTTCAATGGCAATTGGCTGAACCAAATCATCCATGTTAAGAAATTATTCATGCATATTGCAAATACAATGCACATAATTATTGTATTCATCAACCCCGTAGGGTTTGACTGACCGAGACCAGAGGAGGCAACAGAGCAGTCCCCACATTGATTAATAATTTCTAATCAATGATAATAGTTTAGAGTTCACTTGGAGGAAATGTATGAGAATTCTTGTGTCATTGCTTCTGAAGTCACCAATACcacaagtaaaataaaaatgaaagatGACCATACAGCACActaattaatttttgaaaagtttgcTAATCACATAAAACAATGTGTAATTTGAGTTTCATTTGACATTGCCTTTCCAATTGTGCACAAGCTACGTGAAACTCTGGCACCAAAATATGGGTGTCATTCTctgctgtttgtttttgttaaccCCACCCCTCTCTTATTCCCATCTTTACAACTTTACCTCTTCTTCTTGTGctgactttttgttttctttttctttttggacttcttacgcttcttcttttttctatCATCGTCACCGCTGCTTTCATCTTCACTTTCACCCTTAGCTGTTATATTCATTGAAAAATTTAACATCAATGAGTCAACtaaattacattaattttacattGTGTTGTTACAGTACAGTAAGGCGAACAGTAAATTTAATATCTCTGCATGAACTACTTGCAACTTTGGGTACTACAAGATTTGCTCTTTAAGCTCTGTGATTAGGAATCAACAGATATGTTGTGGTTCAAAATAAAATACTGATCTGATTTACTTCAACTCACATGTAGTTTGATTCCCAATTTCCCCAAATAATTCTTACTAGA
Above is a genomic segment from Acropora muricata isolate sample 2 chromosome 1, ASM3666990v1, whole genome shotgun sequence containing:
- the LOC136921054 gene encoding uncharacterized protein: MDRTLKMSSRTEGCGQWLTARDKRSAKASLGKKGTKPMNKALLQYANHAQRLGALNVKVSCSPLSPRTRKKLKTAKQSNINSYFTTKPPAVTSKRDTNLKFVSESAAASKLEEKQTKIPIKRQRNNAYGDPSFGENEVTMEPHCKQEKCQEESNDQSKFNISGISFLSDSSEELDVLTKDDFKTDCAVDGHDEIQEGNSFCPPHKRPRICEQEVNWRESDQSFTESELSESFQFTQWRNNEIAKCKEIQHKYSFKGDASSNQSKNTFEKYTFKVDSTSEETEFSETPPFQFTQWAKQQVDICHKIQSSKHLSNTPGKEVNDSSESDLLSEVSLETMTDSRDYQGSFTQCRKVSSGTTSNHCRKFQEDSESSGNKTCGSIIT
- the LOC136921063 gene encoding NF-kappa-B-activating protein-like, with product MDITEVDIRVQNHEVEVAVAVAVERSRSRERHRYQRRKRKPTPESFMDKRRKAREEISAAGVIEVWGLSPREAPPDSDVELEAAEVNGRLQNKSKGESEDESSGDDDRKKKKRKKSKKKKKTKSQHKKKSKKHRKKKPRHESSSESEEDSGNDSDVEWQESWIEKKKEKDKEGDSAVVGPLPLMQDAANQDIRDFGGALLPGEGEAMAQYVKEGKRIPRRGEIGLTSEEIASFEDSGFVMSGSRHRRMEAVRLRKENQIYSADEKRALAMFNYEERSKRENKILSDFREMIHQKINNKK